The Rhopalosiphum maidis isolate BTI-1 chromosome 1, ASM367621v3, whole genome shotgun sequence genome has a segment encoding these proteins:
- the LOC113557309 gene encoding leucine-rich repeat-containing protein 70-like: MRLTWSHKRYCRQRAQHSTTNPSKTTTYLARVFRTRQMNGMRALMTLILMITADSALSWSCPSDCICLSHTQILCNSGHLTFVPLRDLPKTVEHLSMTKNNLTYLPTDAFSGLRHLRKLTLDTNGIRRLDRFAFRGLSRLRELSIQHTPLESLDKFSLAGLQNVTAILLGYNQIKVIHEFAFAGTANIRLILLNNNPLHTVSPNAFSGLTNVEHLILPSGIQQLQPDSFNGLDSVGLLKLSFMDLSSLKSFTFRGLSHVHVLSIQDSDLGIIRADAFAGLAHVGSLNLLNNKIDAMQSLTVTRENHIRHFRFNGNHVLDSPRRGTFVGLASASSDGFTVVGNHFPCDCHLFRFLDGRPFGNTSRDLFTGKNYCISPLELNGQPIAVVDSAVIDKCLQTSVAAPPRTNAGVTTTMVLVVAVVFTSTGLFLHDIAV, translated from the exons acAAATGAACGGCATGCGTGCTTTGATGACGCtgattttaatgataactGCCGACTCAGCGCTTTCGTGGTCATGCCCTTCGGACTGCATCTGTTTATCGCACACACAA ATCCTCTGCAACTCCGGACACCTGACGTTCGTGCCGCTACGCGACCTACCCAAGACCGTCGAACATCTGTCGATGACCAAAAATAACCTGACGTACTTGCCCACCGATGCTTTCAGCGGTCTCCGGCACCTGCGAAAGCTGACGTTGGACACCAATGGCATACGTCGATTGGATCGGTTCGCGTTTCGCGGGCTCAGTCGGCTCCGGGAGTTGTCCATCCAGCACACGCCGCTCGAGTCGCTCGACAAGTTCTCGCTTGCCGGTCTCCAGAACGTGACGGCCATTCTGTTGGGGTACAATCAGATCAAAGTCATACACGAGTTTGCGTTCGCCGGCACCGCCAACATCAGGCTCATACTGCTCAACAACAATCCATTGCACACG GTGTCACCTAATGCATTTTCCGGTCTAACAAACGTTGAACATCTTATCCTACCGTCGGGCATCCAACAACTGCAGCCCGATTCGTTCAATGGGCTGGACTCGGTGGGCCTGCTGAAGCTGTCGTTCATGGACTTGTCGTCACTGAAGTCGTTCACGTTTCGCGGTCTCAGCCATGTGCATGTGTTGTCCATCCAAGACTCGGACTTGGGCATAATCCGGGCGGACGCGTTCGCGGGCCTAGCGCACGTTGGCAGTCTCAACCTGTTGAACAACAAGATCGATGCGATGCAGAGCCTGACCGTGACACGGGAAAATCACATCCGGCACTTCCGGTTCAACGGCAACCACGTACTAGACAGCCCACGACGGGGCACGTTCGTAGGCCTTGCTTCCGCCTCTTCCGACGGATTCACCGTGGTCGGCAACCACTTCCCGTGCGACTGTCACCTATTTCGATTCTTAGACGGCCGCCCGTTCGGCAACACGTCCCGAGATCTTTTCACCGGCAAGAACTATTGCATTTCGCCACTGGAGCTCAATGGACAGCCCATCGCCGTCGTTGATTCCGCGGTAATTGACAAATGCTTGCAAACATCGGTAGCTGCCCCTCCGAGGACCAATGCCGGCGTAACCACGACTATGGTCCTGGTTGTAGCTGTGGTCTTCACGTCGACCGGTTTGTTTTTGCACGACATAGCAGTGTGA